The Neoarius graeffei isolate fNeoGra1 chromosome 25, fNeoGra1.pri, whole genome shotgun sequence genome includes a region encoding these proteins:
- the anxa3b gene encoding annexin A3b — MATPWDDLSLLLDSPGSLSVPSRGTVKDKSGFNAGEDAAALRKAIEGIGTTEKTLIDILTQRSSAQRQQICKAYKDATGKSLVDALEGDTHGHFEDILVALVTPLAQFDMQEIKRAIKGAGTTEKTLIEILASRSNQQIKALSDAYLQDTGRALTYDLKSEVSGDFGKTLLILAEGKRDENKNVDAAQAKADAKALYEAGEKKWGTDEDKFIDILCHRSVPQLRQTLVEYKNLSGKTLQQSIESEMSGNTEEVLVAVVKCVKSVPVYMAELLRKSMKGAGTNEAMLTRIMVSRSEIDLMDIKAEYKKLYGRSLYSDIKSETSGDYQKTLLGLCGADD; from the exons ATGGCTACTCCATGG GATGATTTGAGCCTCCTTCTCGACTCCCCAGGCTCGCTGTCCGTCCCT AGTCGAGGAACCGTTAAGGATAAATCGGGTTTTAATGCGGGTGAAGATGCTGCTGCTTTAAGGAAGGCCATTGAGGGAATCG gcaCCACTGAGAAGACTCTGATCGACATTCTGACTCAGAGAAGCAGCGCTCAGCGTCAGCAGATCTGTAAAGCGTACAAGGACGCAACAGGAAAG TCTCTTGTGGACGCTCTGGAAGGAGACACTCATGGACATTTTGAGGACATCCTGGTGGCTCTCGTCACCCCGCTGGCGCAGTTCGACATGCAGGAAATTAAAAGGGCGATTAAA GGAGCTGGAACCACAGAGAAAACACTGATCGAGATCCTCGCATCCCGATCTAACCAACAGATCAAGGCTCTGTCTGACGCATATTTACAGG acacggggagagcactgACTTATGATCTGAAGTCAGAGGTTTCCGGGGATTTTGGGAAAACTCTGCTCATCCTTGCTGAG GGCAAAAGGGACGAGAATAAAAATGTGGACGCTGCTCAAGCCAAAGCTGATGCGAAG GCCCTGTACGAGGCCGGAGAGAAGAAATGGGGGACAGACGAGGACAAGTTCATCGATATCCTCTGTCACAGGAGCGTTCCTCAGCTCCGACAAA CCCTGGTGGAATATAAGAACCTGAGTGGGAAAACCCTGCAGCAGAGCATTGAGAGTGAGATGTCTGGAAATACAGAGGAGGTTTTAGTAGCCGTAG TGAAATGTGTGAAGAGCGTCCCGGTTTACATGGCAGAGCTTCTCCGTAAGAGCATGAAG GGTGCGGGCACTAACGAGGCCATGCTGACTCGGATCATGGTGAGCCGCTCAGAGATCGATCTGATGGACATCAAGGCAGAGTATAAAAAACTGTACGGTCGCTCCTTATACTCCGATATCAAG TCTGAAACCTCAGGAGATTATCAGAAAACCCTGCTGGGGCTCTGCGGCGCGGACGATTAG
- the LOC132873373 gene encoding annexin A3-like, translating into MASPWDLSLCLDSPSVSSQGTVKDKSSFNADEDAAALRKAMKGIGVKEQTLIDILTQRSCAQRQQICKAYEDATGKSLADDLEGETWGQFENIIVALVTPPAHFDMQEVKKAINGVGTTEKILTEILASRSNQQIKALSDAYLQDTGRALIHDLKSEVSGDLGETLLILAEGKRDDNKNVDAAQAKDDAKALYEAGEKKWGTDEDKFIDILCHRSVPQLRQTLVEYQNLSTKTLHQSIKSEMSGSTEEVLLAIVKCVTNAAAYMAELLHESMTGFGTDEATLTRIMVSRSEIDLKDIKLEYEKLYGRSLYSDIESETSGDYQKTLLGLCGADD; encoded by the exons AGTCAAGGAACCGTTAAGGATAAATCGAGTTTTAATGCAGATGAAGATGCTGCTGCTTTAAGGAAGGCCATGAAGGGAATCG gtgtcaAAGAGCAGACGCTGATCGACATTCTGACTCAGAGAAGCTGCGCTCAGCGTCAGCAGATCTGTAAAGCGTACGAGGACGCAACTGGAAAG TCTCTTGCGGACGATCTGGAGGGAGAAACTTGGGGACAATTTGAGAACATCATAGTGGCTCTTGTCACCCCGCCGGCGCATTTCGACATGCAGGAAGTGAAAAAGGCAATTAAT GGAGTTGGAACCACAGAGAAAATTCTGACCGAGATCCTCGCATCCCGATCTAACCAACAGATCAAGGCTCTGTCTGACGCATATTTACAGG acacagggagagcactgATTCACGATCTGAAGTCAGAGGTTTCAGGGGATTTGGGGGAAACTCTGCTCATCCTCGCTGAG GGCAAAAGGGACGATAATAAAAACGTGGACGCTGCTCAAGCCAAAGATGATGCGAAG GCCCTGTACGAGGCCGGAGAGAAGAAATGGGGGACAGACGAGGACAAGTTCATCGATATCCTCTGTCACAGGAGCGTTCCTCAGCTCCGACAAA CCCTGGTGGAATATCAGAACCTGAGCACAAAAACCCTGCATCAGAGCATCAAAAGCGAGATGTCTGGAAGTACAGAGGAGGTTTTACTGGCCATAG TGAAATGTGTGACGAATGCTGCAGCTTACATGGCAGAGCTTCTCCATGAGAGTATGACG GGTTTCGGCACCGATGAGGCCACGCTGACTCGGATCATGGTGAGCCGCTCTGAGATCGATTTGAAGGACATCAAGCTCGAGTATGAGAAACTGTACGGTCGCTCCTTGTACTCCGATATCGAG TCTGAAACCTCAGGAGATTATCAGAAAACCCTGCTGGGGCTCTGCGGAGCGGACGATTAG
- the paqr3b gene encoding progestin and adipoQ receptor family member 3b, translating to MPQKILKSAHYIELGSYQYWPVVVPRGIRLYTYEQIPVFLKENPYITDGYRAHLPSRLCLKSIFILSNETVNIWSHLLGFVLFFVLGVSDMSIVLPAAGASREDYVIYSIGLFCFQVCMLCSVGYHLFCCHRSEKTSRRWLALDYAGISVGILGCYVPGVFYAFYCDGFWRQVYLITVLALILAVFSAQIHPLYHTPEWKTLRSAIFCSVAAYGIIPACHWVWLNGGFHAEIVQVFFPRVMVMYLIAASAFLFYISKVPERYFPGQLNYLGASHQLWHVLVVLMFYWWHQTAVYITRYRHSEPCQRYS from the exons ATGCCTCAGAAGATCCTGAAAAGCGCTCATTACATAGAACTTGGCAGCTATCAGTACTGGCCGGTTGTGGTGCCTCGAGGGATCCGACTCTACACCTATGAACAGATCCCCGTGTTCCTGAAGGAGAACCCATACATTACAGATGGCTACCGAGCCCACCTGCCTTCACGGTTATGTCTGAAAAG CATATTCATTCTGTCCAACGAGACGGTGAACATCTGGAGCCATCTGCTGGGCTTCGTGTTGTTCTTCGTGCTGGGGGTGAGCGACATGTCCATAGTTTTACCGGCTGCAGGAGCCTCCAGAGAGGATTACGTCATCTACTCCATCGGGCTCTTCTGCTTTCAG GTGTGTATGCTGTGCTCAGTGGGGTATCACCTGTTCTGCTGCCATCGCTCGGAGAAGACGAGCCGCCGCTGGCTGGCCCTGGACTACGCTGGGATCTCTGTGGGAATTCTGGGATGCTACGTCCCGGGAGTGTTCTACGCCTTCTACTGTGACGGT TTCTGGAGGCAGGTGTACCTGATCACGGTTCTGGCTCTGATCCTGGCTGTATTTTCGGCTCAGATCCACCCGCTGTACCACACTCCGGAGTGGAAGACGCTGCGCTCGGCCATTTTCTGCTCTGTGGCGGCGTACGGCATCATCCCCGCCTGCCACTGGGTGTGGCTCAACGGAGGCTTCCACGCTGAGATCGTACAG GTGTTTTTTCCGCGAGTCATGGTCATGTATCTGATCGCTGCCTCAGCCTTTCTGTTCTACATCAGTAAAGTCCCCGAGCGCTACTTCCCAG gACAGCTGAACTACCTTGGTGCCAGTCACCAGCTGTGGCACGTTCTGGTGGTGTTGATGTTCTACTGGTGGCACCAGACTGCCGTCTACATCACGCGCTACAGACACAGCGAGCCGTGTCAGAGGTACAGCTAA